A region of the Bombus pyrosoma isolate SC7728 linkage group LG15, ASM1482585v1, whole genome shotgun sequence genome:
ATGATTGATCAAagtttttttataattcaggTTACGCGCGAGTGAtgtcttaataattattttattcatgtagaatattatttacacattGTATTAGTGACCTAAAAAATGCATGTTATTCAgtaataatacgtatttaTGATATCATTCGAAGTTGAacagtatataaaatactcttCTTTGCGATTCATCCTgtgaacaataattttattatagttttattatagTTCTCAAGTGGATCATTTCAATGTTTGGTTTAAATCCGAGTTATGGcgaaaattaacaatttataaatataatttataaatgaaacattctacacacatatattattaattatgtaaagtATAATAGCGCTATCTTGTAATGTCTTGCTTAAGCGTTTTAAGCTTGATTTAAACccgaaaaaattaatgttttgttATCATCtcatataatacaaatattgtttcaacatggcgtaacaaaaatatataaaaattgttgtgGACATCACAGGTCTCGAGTATCATTCTAACGTTACAATGTAGGGAAAGAAATACTCGAAAAGAtacaatatttagaatatGTTTAGTGTATTCATATATGCCTGTCTAATGTGTCAagattttccttctttttcatttgaatagataaatgcataaaattccTTATGTCTTCCTTAAGATCTTCATAAGCACAAAGTGAAATGATTCAGGAATAAACTCATCCAATTATAGTCAAAGTAACACTTCAAATACAGATGGTTTCATTATCTTAAAATAGTATATAGCAATTTTTGATATTCGCGTACAAATTGGTACAAAATGCTCCAGAATGCTCcagatattattatacagatCTTTGTTGTAGGAACATCAATTTCGAAGATATATACGTGAACCAGAGATCACGAATATATTCTATTCATTCTATAAAAGATTTTGAAGTCAGAATTAAAGTAATGTCTTACAAGATCAGTTTCCCACCGTTCGAAGCTCGAATCTGTGCGACCTGTTCAGGAGTCAGAATCAGCTTGCTTCCGTTCGGCAATGCTAAGGCATAATGGCTTCCAGTTTCGTTTACAACTACTACCAATTGTGTATTGGTATTTTGAACAGGTGGTGTAGGTTTGACTGGTGTTATAGAGATCCCTCCTTGATTCATACGTTGTATTATCTGTGGAGGAATCACACCTTTCGTTGGTACCTCCGTCACGTTTGACGTGAGTGTTGACTTTTGCTTAGTCTGCGCGATGTTTCTCCTAGATGTACTCTTTGCTTTTTCTGCTTCAGTCTCAGGACCGGTCTTCTCGGTAATTATCATCTCAATCTCATCATCGCTGTCGCTGAGAACGATCAAAGAAGTAGTCTTCTGACCGGTGTTTTCCAAAGATGTGGTTGGTTTCTTCGGTTTCTGCATCCTAACAGAGGTGCGTTGCTGTTGAACGTTTTTCATGACCCTGGAATTATTGAGTCGCGGTGTATTTCCTCTTATGGACATGCTACTTCTTATAACAGCTCCATTAGGATGTGGGTAGCTCTGTCTTGGCACTGAACACCTGTTTTGCAAAGGTCTAGTTACTGAAGTAGGATTAGGTTGAACTGAAAACGGAGGATTTTGGGGCATTTCTTGCGAAAAAATTTGTTGACCGGTAGTTATATATCCAGTTGGGGGTTGAGTAGCCGCTACCATATAAGGTACATAACCAGGATGGTTGACAAATTGTTGTGGAGCTATCATTTGTGGTCCTTGAGGTTGGAATGGTTGGGAAGGTACGAAATTGGTTTGTGAATTTTGGATAATGTAATTTTGCCCCCCTTGTACGTAATAACCTTGTTGAATCGGTGGTATAATACTCGAGACCATTGGGCCAGATTGCACGATTGCACTTTGTGGAACGACAGTTGCAGAATTTGATTGCATCACATAATAATTCATCGGATTCGGTTCAGTTTTGAGCATCACATAATTAGAATTAACCGTGTAACAGCTATCGAACTGATTCGGTGTAGAATCATAGATCGGGCCTTCGTCTTTGATGTCCAACTCCGAATGCACGCTTgcgatattttctactttgcaatttatttctgtAGAAGGCACTATTTCTTTAGGTTTACTTTCAACTACAGCCTCTTGTTTGTCTGCTGTATTGTTGTTGTTAGGGGATTCTGAGTTGATCGGTTTCTTTGGTTTGCATATTTGGATTTCTCTGATTCTAGGAAGTTCCCTTTCACTGTCGAGTTTGGTGGAAGAGGTTACTTTTGATTCTGCCGCGTCTTGAAGAGCATTAACTTTGATGCTTTGTAACTTGTGTTGGAAAGACTTTAATCTTCTATTGGcagctataaattataatttgcattGATTATTCcttatgataatatataataatgctctataatacttttaaaaaattggtaAAGTTACTAAAGTgttgattataataatttcacgttGTTATACTCACATGGacgtttatttttccttttgcgAGAGCTTGGTAAAATCCAATCTTGGTCTGAGTCCTCCTCCTCGTTTGTCCGATCGTCAGAGTATCTGACTTTCGGAGTAAGGTATGAAGTGGATGGACCTGTCTGTGTGCTGGGAGCCGCGTACACGGCCTCAACGTCGGTCCATTCTTCCAGCTCGTTCTCTTCGATCTCATCGTCTGAATAAAGTTGTTCTGTATATGAGGAAATGCCCCGAGCTCGTAACACTCTTCGCGTTTGTTGTTCtagtttcataataaaataaaattttttattaatattaatgattatgttaaaattaaaacattttattgtcATTTCACTGCTTCTTATTTATACCTTCTTCGCTTGAATCTTCTTTTGTCTCTTCTTCAATTCTTTCGTTCTTGTAACTGCTGCCTTCGTCTCTTTCAGATTGTTCTCTTTGCGTTTCGTTTTGTAAACTTTCATCTTGAGATTCTGTGCATTCTTGTTTGATGTTTTTATTGTGTTCTGCGTGACTAACGGATACCTCTTCGATCTTGTTGGAGATGTTTTGGGAGCCAGCTGGGGATATGGTAGACTGCGGTAACGTTTGTAACGTTGCGTCTCCGGAAGTTGACAATTGACAGCCCTGCGATCCAAGAACCCACCAATTAGAGCCAAGACCCTCCCCAGATGAGTCCTGATCCTCCGCACTGCTACAACATACAGCAACTTGTCTGTCATACATACTCAATAATGAAAGCAACGTTACTGAAAGAAGGTGGATGAGTTCCACTTTACAGATCATATATAGATTGTAGCAAGTTTAAGAGGTTTCAGGCAGGATGAACTTTTAATCTGGGAGTATTAAGTGCAAAAAATTGTGCAAACAAATTATCAGATATACATGTTTTGTTCAatctttcaaaattattattgttactcCCAGATGAAATTCGATGAGATCTGGTAGTGTGGATGATATTGTATgctttaatataaatgaaatatatatacccTTCCTTAAAATTAGTCCATTCCTTTTGGAGCTTTCCTCTAGCTCTTTTCATCGACTCTCGCAAAGCCGGTTCCATTTTCTCTAAAGAAGATAGCAACTCTGTCATTCTTTTCACCAATTTTACTTCACATGGAGATATAAGTTCGGTCTgaggaaatatataaattaaaaaaaaggctaaaagaaaataattttagttaaaataaaaacattacgTACTTCACCGTCAGTATCAGTACTTAGATTACTATTTTTTGGTGAAAAGGTAGAAATAAGGTCTCTTAGTGAATTAACACTGTCAGCCACAAGTTGAAATTTTGAGACACTAAGCTCCGAAAGCATCGTATTAAAATCCTCCGTTTCCTGTTTCCATTCTTCCGTTTTTTGGTGATTTATTTTCCTAAGATTGTATTTAATCTCACTATCCTCgtcaaaagaaaaatcatccTCCATCGCTTCTTTTTGTAACATACTTCTCAATTCGCTCAAAGAAAGATCTTTATCATCGGAAGatgttatatcatttttaattatttggtTCGACTGCTCGTTATTCGATTTCTGTTCTTTAGCGAGCCTTCCATTTCGTCTGAGAATTCTATTTTCCACTTTGCCCTCAGATAAGCTAGTatcattttcttgttttcgAACGTGTGTCctcgtttcatttaatttttcatcgtcgGATTTCGACGTAATAGATATTTGATGTGTTTCTCTAACAGTATGCATGTTGTCCGgatttttatcgttcaatttcaaattttctgcACTGATAATTTCATTCAGTTTTTCATCATCTGTTTTTGAGGTACTAGACAAATTATCAATAGTTCTATCGACGGAATCACCTTTGTTTATATGTACATCCACCGCATCTAAATATGATTGCTTCGTTGGATTTATCTTCAATTTATCTTGCGAAACGTGTGTCAAAGATATGTCGTTATTTTCTGTGGTCATTTCCTCGATAGTTTCGGATTTTAAATCGCTCAAAATCCCATtgattatttctatattacacTTAATGTTATTACTACTGTCAGAAAAtcctttaaacattttttgagATGACTTCTTACCAGGAATATCTCGAACAGAATTATTTGTATCGTAACCACTcgattttgtacttttacatGTTTTGTCGGACATAGTGCTTACTTCTGAACATTTCGACAAACTTTCCGACCTTTCGACGTTGATAGTATTtaagttaatattattattattactactgctattattgttattactatAGGTGCTTATACTACTGAAATTCGTGTCCTCGTTAATCAATGAGCCTATTGCACTGTCGCTACTGCACTTGCAATCGTTTAGATGTTTATCATCACTTTTATTTGactttttccttgtttttgGTGGTAATCCATTACTCCAtcgcgattttctttttctatgtttcgttttccttttcattaAATCCTTTGAAATCAATGCTTTGTTCTCTAACTGCGTTTTTATTTTCGGCTTAATCGGCTGAAATAGATATAAAACTAGTAAGAACATAAATGATAcaatgaagaaagaaagtgaACTAAAAATTGTCAGTGATTGGATACCTTTACTGTTGATAAAATGTTGTTATCAAGACAATGTCTGTAAACTCTCAGATCACTTTTAAGAAACTGTGGAAAGTAAATGTATCTTGCCCCATAACGATCAGTGCCTAGAACGGTTTCGAATTGGTTTTCCCATGGTTGCTTGGCTATTTCCTCTTGCACAGTTTTTCTAGTGtgctaaaaattatattttgtagcaACAATTAAagaatgtattaattaaattaaatgaatttctaaACTTCTAATCCTTAAAGTTTGATTTTTATCATGCATGGGatgcttctttttaatttttttctttttgttgtaatttttcataccaTGACTGTATCGCAGACTGTTTTCAGAAGCCAAACTTTCTGTCTGAAGGTCAACTCCTCGAAATCTTTGCCATTTAACAGAGGAGCATCGGGGAAAACATTCCAGAACTCAGGTTCGACACCGATAGTttctaaaatctaaaaatctttcatcatatttttaatcactGTAATACAAAATGTccatgtataaaattaatttatttaaacaaataatgatAGTTGTACACGCGATGCAATGCTTTGTAATAAGCGACGACACTGAAGCAACATTATCATTATCAAGCACAAAGACGACAAACTCTCACCTTTACCGCATTCTGATGTTTAGCTTCGTAAATTTTGAACCAGCTTTTCATCTTGTATGCAAGAATGTTTGTCCAGAATTCGTACGGCATCGGTGGTATTTTCCTCAACCTCGCTTTAGACATGGGGGAACTAAAACcaaaagtattattaatttcaagaaaGAGTTGATAAgcttacaaaaatatttggaatatttaatatttcacttgctctgtttaattcatttttatatggaACAATATCGGAAGAAAATCTAAAACGTTTGAATTCTTCTTTTGCGATTCTAAATTCTACCTTAACAACGACGTCATGATGTTTGCCAATTGCCTGGAAGCTCTTGGTATCAAAAGCATTCGTTCCATCTCATACATGGACAAATGAGGTATGTTCAGAACTTCTTTTGTCAGAtgaagaaaatggaatatttgtGGAATCTGTAAACAATTAAACTTTACAAAAGAGGATTTATGAATGGAATAAGTAAGAGAAATATGTACCTCCCACATGAATTCCATCTCATTTCTTACTTCTTCTGTAAGAATGTTCTCTCGTTCCCAGTCGATCATCGATTGCTCCTCCTCCTCCAATTTCCGTTTCCTATTTTTCCTCGTCATTTCTGTAActtaaatgaagaaaaaaaacatgCTCGAATCTAACTTTTCGAAATACAATTAACTAACTCAACAAATATATTTCCctctgtaattaaaattattttcaaatatttcaatcgttaagaaaagaagaactCGTAAACCTTCCAATCGCACgtcaaaaaataattaagatttCTGCGCTAATTGCAAAGTGACCTAGTTCTTACTTTTACTTaggaattatataatattacttattCAAACCTGCTAGTGTGTTTAATGTGATATTATTGCAAATGTACCATTAATTAGATAGAATCGTgggtaatttaaaaaactgcCGCCGTTTCGCAATCACTGTCATCTCTTGCAACGTTTTTTAACACAAAGCAAACAACGATGACCTACTATCGACCAACGAGTGtcaatgtaaataatttcacaCACAGGTGCAAGCTCACTCCCTCCCTCCCCCTCAACGTTAAAGTTACATATCCTTTAGATTAGGTGTGTTTCATaggtttcataaaaatttcatgctGCTCGTTTTCGCGTTTGAATGTCGAAGGTAATATTTGCACGATAACGCGAATAAATGTTGCTTAATCGCGTACTACGCTAGTTCTGCAAACATTTGCACTTGGCAATCAACAACAGAACCTTCCACCGTGTAGATAATTGTTGTATACATCTTTCAACTATGCAGCTGAGTGATTACTATAAGATAcgattatcgtaattatatgtatgcaagacaagatgaaaaaattgtctctgaatatgaatatattattcgtttaCATTGCATCCATGTAAATGGACGAAAAACCACTTgacagatattaaaatttcattaaattattcagTCGCAGGCTATTCTATTTTAcactaatatatattacagaatatttgtgatttttagTAGACATTCatggaatttaaatagaaattgttattacaattatatattataattgtctCGGTAATTATTAATGAAGAATAAAGTACATTTCGTAGTACGTACAtgcaataatttctttttatcgctaCTTTCACTATTATATCTGAAAACCATaagttatacaaatatatgatCATGTGTATAGTTGTTTAATATTGATCAGACGACGTTCATTCTACAATTATACTTTGGTCTCAACAGTTGGTGAAAGGAACACCGGCACGACTTCCCTTTCCTATCTCATTGAAAAATCGCGCCCCATCAAGATCATCTTCGCTGCTCAGTATTCGTATAACGTGTAAGTACGTTCTTCAAGTGGCCTTGTGTCTCGTTTCCACCGTTGTGTAAGACTTCCTCGTCTCGAGAAACGTCTAGAATACGGTGTTCAGTATGGAATACAGTCTAGCTTTTTACGTctgacaaaaataaatggagTTGGATTAAATAAATCCTACTGTTactttaacaaataattattctgaTATTATACGTTCTATGTTAAATGTTACagttaacaattttatattggTTCGTTActttaaatgaaaagtaaagTAAACTTCAAATGAAAGTTTCAGGGGAAAGAAAGGCAATTAATCATGTACATGCTTTCCTGCATTAGCGAACACAATTTTGATCGTACAGGCTTACAACTATGCttctttaaatatcaaagatattCCAACGTTCCCCCACATTCaagaattctaaattaatccattaatttttaaccgaAATATGTTTCTCAAGTAAAAGATTCTTCGCtagaatgttttaaaatactaCGCTTgtgtttttacattttgtaaacCCCAAATGGAAATCATAGTAGCTAATGAGTTTATCAATTTATCCAGATTACGATTGCGTTCATATTGCGCAAATTCaaacgaatattataaaaactatttatatacgataacaataacaacaacaacaataataataacaacaacaacgataataataatacacatttgatatatataaaagaagaaaaagaaaaggaaaatgtacgcgtaatattgaaaaaggaaacactTCCGcgaatcaaattttccatcatttttCAACCGAACTATACGAAATAGATCTCCTTTGGAGTACGATAAAACagtcatttaaaattatctgTGTCATCGCGTTGGCATACATTAAAGACAACAGACAACCATTGGCACGTGAGGATCCTGTCCAAGCGAGTTAAAAGGATGTCCATGTCGGTGCCCACCCCCAGTCGGTTGACAGACATCCTTCATCGATAGTTGGAAGGACCGGTGAAAATACACTGTATACCATCCTTCGCCAAGCTAACACACTTTTCAGTCGGTCTAATTGCGCGAGAAAACATCACTCGACAAGACGTAAAGCTCTCCATAgcgaaattattcttttagcaTATCTCTAGTTAGAGATTACGCTTTTAGTTTCCTATTTTTGGCGATTGTAGGCGCCTGTTATATCATTCTGTAgatattataatcatttttcgCAAATCTAGGAAagtggaaatttcatttttgtcgCTCACATAAATAGTTAAAttctcaattaatttttcccgTGATAGATAGTACATATATGTCGAgagatttttgtattttattgatatttctttaaagGATGCTGTTCAAAGAGTGAAATGCGAAGGACTATGGagtttttatgaaataaagaacAGGGTAAGTCACTGTGGCTTGTTTTTTTAAGGGATCGATACGGCTGCGCTTATGTAGAatgattttttgtaaattaatacgaTAGTAATATGGAAACAATGGTTATTTTGTAcggaatttcatttcgaaagaaacttgTTTTAAACGTACGAAGTACTACatcttttcataaaaaattctgcGTTTTTATCGGTTGGCATTCTTTACGACGTCTGAAGTTTCGACAGTTGACATCTTTTcgtaaagaagaattttactCGGCTATTGTAACTCCTCTTGCAAGGAATTATTCTGTAAACGATACATTATTcctgtttaaattaaaaatacgacTTTTACATaagaatttttgataaaaagatgTTTTGTTAAAGATGATCTTGCACTCTTTATTGCAAATACGTTAGGATCTGCTTactaagatattaaaatacagtaATAGCCTGCTGTaccttttttttaaaacaatttcaaatcatCGTGGAAGATGTCAAAGATAGTATTAATGGAAGAAATCAGACTAAAGCTTGAGGAAATGATACCTATAGTCAAAAGTCGATTATAAAATCGTTGAGAATGTGAATTTTTTGTGATAATGATGCAGTATGGATAGCAATCGGGAAATTCAAGATATCAATGCAATGCCGGTAAAGCTGTACTATCGGGATTATTCGAAACCAGAGGACGAGAATAAGGCAGAACCGATCGAAACCGTTTACAGGACCACTGACAGGGCCACgctgaaatatttgaagaatcaCGATCCTAATATACCTTATTCCATCAACACTGTACATCTACAGGACCCGTACAAACATCCTCTTAGATTAGAAGGATACGCCACTGcagatattttcaaagttcGACCAGCCTCGTTCAAGGTAATAGAATGAAAAGCTCCATGCATTGGAACGAAAACTTTAATTACTATGTAGTTACATGTATAATCGAACTTCTTGCTAAGAGATTCGTTTCATGCACTTAAACCTCGACTCCTATTATTTGTGAACAAAAGATGAAATTAGTTAGAAGTTTGTTCAAATCTTATGTCTTTCGTTGTTGTAATCGTTGTTTGTCTATTCTAATCGAATCGAAGAGTACTTGTAGAAAACACTGCAAGcagcaaaattgaaaaatttgatccCTTATTGGTAAAGGTTCTACATGTAGTAGtatattgttttctatttggaatgaaaatttttacaaatttttgttttcatgcGAATTAATCTTTTCACAAGATTATGTATCGGTCGAAGGATACGACGTTAAGGTCTAGGCACAGCAAGAACGCGCTCGTGAAGAAGGAAAGTCCTCTGATGCATTATGACAATGACGACGACAAGAGTATaaggtaataatacattacgACGTGATAATATACCaaagatggaaataaatattcaaatatgttTGTGAATTTAGTAAAAGTGAAAATCAACGATGCATAAGGATTACGAACATTATGAAGCAATATTGTACGAATAGTACTCTCCATGGCTTGCGTTATATCGGAGATTCGAATTTGTCAATTGTCGAGAGGTAATTCTGTGCAGTTTGAATATTATGATTTCATTTAatacacaaataaatttttgggctcagaataataaatgttaccTGAGAAAAGTTAAGATAAGAAAGACATCTTAATTTTTgtcttaaatgaaaatttgttcataaacatttattatctGCAATGACTTTTGAACATAatgtttgatataattttgtattattttttgtaaataattatcttcgaATATTAAGAAGATACAAGCATCTATTACAGTACAACAACTAAAAATCTAATACCTCCTTCACAGAATCTTCTGGGTAATTTCCTTTACACTAGCGGTCCTAACAGCCGCTTATTATATTTGGTTTCTATATCGAAAGTGGGTTTCGACACCCATTATCATTGCTCTCAGTCCAGAATCGGTGTCCCTGGACCAGTTTCCGTTCCCCTCAGTTACCATTTGTAACATGAACAACGTAAAAAAAAGCGAGGCAGCTCGTATTAATGCTGGGTGAGTTCTCAAGCAACTGATAAAAAGACTAATACTGTTTATGTCTTAATTAAGATTTAAGCAATTCAatcttcatattatattttgttaaaatatcatcgaaagctaagttaaacatttattacaacGAACCATTCAACAACAGGAACGATATACGAAAGAAGCTGTTATTGGAGGATATGTGTCGTCTTGAAAGTATGTCGCCTCGCAGTTTCAACGAGAGCACGATAACTTGGGATAACGTCCTGCGTTTTATGATCAACGTATGTAACACACAATGGAACATATGGTTTATGAGATTGTCATGATAACaatgttatatctttttcatatatCTCTGTAGTCTACTTTTCTTATAATGTCCCAAGATAAAGAGTACTTTCAATCTCATCTTacgaattatacatatattattaccTTATTTCTTGCGCAATTAAAGATGCGAATAAAAAGTTCTACAGGAACACAGgaatgattataattaattggaaaataatttgtaaatgtcGACTATAGTAAAAGcactgaaatattcatttaaatatttataagtaaGTCTGTCCatcattaattattcttcaatAGGTGTCGCAATCTTGCACAGACATGCTACATTTGTGCAAATGGCATGGGAATGTTACTGATTGCGAGAAGATATTTAATCCCACCATGACAGATGAAGGGATGTGTTGCAATTTCAATTCTGTCGACAGAAAGTACCTGTTTTACAATCCGTAAGTAAATTCcagaaataacaatttacatttgaaatcaaaatcatttttttgcttttgatactttcatttttagattttcGAACATCCAATGTTTGACCAAGTCTTTCGTGATCttcaataatttctacatttctgaaaattcttctattatattgatttaatattaatttgatgGTGCTCGAAATAGTCTTGCatattcgataaattgaattttgctTGCAGACGAGATTGGTCCGACATCAACATGACGTTCCCATTCAACAGCATCGATTGGAATCCCGAAACCGGATACGATGAAAACGTTCCTCCAGATTCCATTCCATGGAGACCGTACGGTGCTGGACAATACTATGGTCTGACTCTGGTTCTTGATGTAGACGTCGATGAATATTACTGTTCGTCCACTGCTAGTGTCGGTTTCAAGGTACTTTATCTCAGATCATGAAATTGATCTGGATAGCATTATAAACTACTActatatattaattgttcATCTAACCACCATTACAATCTAAAATCATACCATAACTAATGTaacatttaacaaattctactgtcaatatttacattataatacacattgaatttaataaaaatatggtaAAGAACATAAGAGAAGCAAAAAATTATGAACCATTTTTAAAGCATTAGgtatcaattttattctgttGCATTATTTCGATTACTTCCGAcctaaattgaaaaatagcccgagtttcaacgaaatatgaaaaaattcttattatacCTACTGTTGAAATATCTTCTTACAACGTTAGAAGTCTTTTCTGTTTGTTAAAATGTGAGCAggattgaaatatacataacatTGCAAATGAAAGGATATATGACATTTAGCGATAGAATAAGAATATGTTTTCACAGATGCTGCTGCATAACCCGGTGGAGACACCAAAGATCGCCGAATTTGCGTTTACTGTGACTCCAGGCGAGGAGACTAGAGTCATCATAGCGCCCCGGCTATCGACCGCCAGCAAGTCGATAATCTCTGTTCCCCTAAAGAAGAGGAAATGCTTCTTCACCTCGGAAAGAAAGCTACGTTACTACAGAACCTACACGCAGAGGAACTGCATCCTCGAATGCGAGGCGAATTTCACGCAGAAGATCTGTCATTGCGTCCAATATTACATGCCCAGTAATTTTTCAGATGAATTCcttttagtaatttttaaatgatgtTTTAAGTATGATCTTTTGgtaaaattgaattgaataatTATGTTTATCTTATTGTGAAGTAATGTATGAGTATATATGTCCTCTCTTCAATATCAAAAGCTAAAACGTAAAAGTTAATTCTAAATTAGATTCACCATTTGTTTCCAGAATCCTCTAACACGTTAATCTGTGAAAAGAAAGACGATACATGTGCGATGAAAGCTCGCAGAGCAATGGAAGTTAAACTGTACGACGATGATATTGGGATAGCCTTAAACGTTTCTGAAACGTAAGCTTCTCTTACCAGAAGATTCCGACAAAACAAGAATTAAAATCATATCTTTTACAGGCCCAGTTGCAACTGCTACCCCGGATGCTTCGAGATCGGTTACAACGTGGAAATCTCACAGAGCAAATTAGTGTCCTCTTTCATTGTTCCTGACAGCTACGTGAAGAAAAGCAAAGAATACTTctcgtaat
Encoded here:
- the LOC122576085 gene encoding myb-like protein O isoform X3; this encodes MTRKNRKRKLEEEEQSMIDWERENILTEEVRNEMEFMWEIPQIFHFLHLTKEVLNIPHLSMYEMERMLLIPRASRQLANIMTSLLSSPMSKARLRKIPPMPYEFWTNILAYKMKSWFKIYEAKHQNAVKILETIGVEPEFWNVFPDAPLLNGKDFEELTFRQKVWLLKTVCDTVMHTRKTVQEEIAKQPWENQFETVLGTDRYGARYIYFPQFLKSDLRVYRHCLDNNILSTVKPIKPKIKTQLENKALISKDLMKRKTKHRKRKSRWSNGLPPKTRKKSNKSDDKHLNDCKCSSDSAIGSLINEDTNFSSISTYSNNNNSSSNNNNINLNTINVERSESLSKCSEVSTMSDKTCKSTKSSGYDTNNSVRDIPEIINGILSDLKSETIEEMTTENNDISLTHVSQDKLKINPTKQSYLDAVDVHINKGDSVDRTIDNLSSTSKTDDEKLNEIISAENLKLNDKNPDNMHTVRETHQISITSKSDDEKLNETRTHVRKQENDTSLSEGKVENRILRRNGRLAKEQKSNNEQSNQIIKNDITSSDDKDLSLSELRSMLQKEAMEDDFSFDEDSEIKYNLRKINHQKTEEWKQETEDFNTMLSELSVSKFQLVADSVNSLRDLISTFSPKNSNLSTDTDGETELISPCEVKLVKRMTELLSSLEKMEPALRESMKRARGKLQKEWTNFKEGSAEDQDSSGEGLGSNWWVLGSQGCQLSTSGDATLQTLPQSTISPAGSQNISNKIEEVSVSHAEHNKNIKQECTESQDESLQNETQREQSERDEGSSYKNERIEEETKEDSSEEEQQTRRVLRARGISSYTEQLYSDDEIEENELEEWTDVEAVYAAPSTQTGPSTSYLTPKVRYSDDRTNEEEDSDQDWILPSSRKRKNKRPSANRRLKSFQHKLQSIKVNALQDAAESKVTSSTKLDSERELPRIREIQICKPKKPINSESPNNNNTADKQEAVVESKPKEIVPSTEINCKVENIASVHSELDIKDEGPIYDSTPNQFDSCYTVNSNYVMLKTEPNPMNYYVMQSNSATVVPQSAIVQSGPMVSSIIPPIQQGYYVQGGQNYIIQNSQTNFVPSQPFQPQGPQMIAPQQFVNHPGYVPYMVAATQPPTGYITTGQQIFSQEMPQNPPFSVQPNPTSVTRPLQNRCSVPRQSYPHPNGAVIRSSMSIRGNTPRLNNSRVMKNVQQQRTSVRMQKPKKPTTSLENTGQKTTSLIVLSDSDDEIEMIITEKTGPETEAEKAKSTSRRNIAQTKQKSTLTSNVTEVPTKGVIPPQIIQRMNQGGISITPVKPTPPVQNTNTQLVVVVNETGSHYALALPNGSKLILTPEQVAQIRASNGGKLIL